A DNA window from Canis lupus dingo isolate Sandy chromosome 2, ASM325472v2, whole genome shotgun sequence contains the following coding sequences:
- the RNF19B gene encoding E3 ubiquitin-protein ligase RNF19B isoform X3, translated as MGSEKDSESPRSTSLHAAAPDPKCRSGGRRRRLTFHSVFSASARGRRARAKPQAEPPPPAAPPPPAPVPAAAQAPPPEALPAEPAAEAEAEAAAAAAAAAAAAGPGFDDEEAAEGGGSGPEEVECPLCLVRLPPERAPRLLSCPHRSCRDCLRHYLRLEISESRVPISCPECSERLNPHDIRLLLADPPLMHKYEEFMLRRYLASDPDCRWCPAPDCGYAVIAYGCASCPKLTCEREGCQTEFCYHCKQIWHPNQTCDMARQQRAQTLRVRTKHTSGLSYGQESGPADDIKPCPRCSAYIIKMNDGSCNHMTCAVCGCEFCWLCMKEISDLHYLSPSGCTFWGKKPWSRKKKILWQLGTLIGAPVGISLIAGIAIPAMVIGIPVYVGRKIHSRYEGRKTSKHKRNLAITGGVTLSVIASPVIAAVSVGIGVPIMLAYVYGVVPISLCRGGGCGVSTANGKGVKIEFDEDDGPITVADAWRALKNPSIGESSIEGLTSVLSTSGSPTDGLSVMQGPYSETASFAALSGGTLSGGILSSGKGKYSRLEVQADVQKEIFPKDTASLGAISDNASTRAMAGSIISSYNPQDRECNNMEIQVDIEAKPSHYQLVSGSSTEDSLHVHAQMAENEEEGSGRGGSGSNEEDPSCKHQSCEQKDCLASKVWDISLAQPESIRSDLESSDTQSDDVPDITSDECGSPRSHTAACPSTPRAPGALSPSAHMNLSAPAEGKTILKPEGAEARV; from the exons ATGGGCTCTGAGAAGGACTCCGAGTCGCCGCGCTCTACATCTCTACACGCGGCCGCGCCCGACCCCAAGTGCCGCAGCGGCGGCCGGCGCCGGCGCCTCACCTTCCACAGTGTCTTCTCCGCCTcggcccgcggccgccgcgcccggGCCAAGCCGCAGGCCGAgccgccgcccccggccgccccgccgccgcccgccccggtCCCGGCCGcggcccaggccccgccgcccGAGGCGCTGCCCGCGGAGCCGGCAGccgaggcggaggcggaggccgcggcggcggcggcggcggcggcggcggcggccgggccggggtTCGACGATGAGGAGGCGGCGGAGGGCGGCGGCTCGGGCCCGGAGGAGGTGGAGTGCCCGCTCTGCCTGGTGCGGCTGCCTCCCGAGCGGGCCCCGCGCCTCCTCAGTTGCCCGCACCGCTCGTGCCGGGACTGCCTCCGCCACTACCTGCGCCTGGAGATCAGCGAGAGCCGGGTGCCCATCAGCTGCCCCGAGTGCAGCGAGCGACTCAACCCGCACGACATCCGCCTGCTGCTCGCCGACCCCCCGCTCATGCACAAGTACGAGGAGTTCATGCTGCGCCGCTACCTGGCCTCGGACCCCGACTGCCGCTGGTGCCCGGCCCCGGACTGCGG TTATGCTGTTATTGCCTATGGCTGTGCCAGCTGCCCAAAGCTGACCTGTGAGAGGGAAGGCTGCCAAACAGAGTTCTGCTACCACTGCAAACAAATATGGCATCCAAATCAGACATGCGATATGGCCCGTCAACAGAGGGCACAGACTTTGCGAGTACGGACCAAGCACACTTCAGGTCTCAGTTATGGACAAGAATCTGGACCAG CAGATGACATCAAGCCATGCCCACGATGTAGCGCTTACATTATCAAGATGAATGATGGAAGCTGTAATCATATGACCTGTGCAGTGTGTGGCTGTGAATTCTGTTGGCTTTGCATGAAAGAGATCTCAGACTTGCATTACCTCAG CCCCTCTGGCTGCACATTCTGGGGCAAGAAGCCGTGGAGCCGTAAGAAGAAAATTCTTTGGCAGCTGGGAACACTGATTGGTGCTCCAGTGGGGATTTCCCTCATTGCTGGCATTGCCATTCCTGCCATGGTCATCGGCATTCCTGTTTATGTTGGCAGGAAG aTACACAGCAGATATGAAGGAAGGAAAACCTCCAAACATAAGAGGAATTTGGCTATCACAGGAGGAGTGACTTTGTCAGTCATTGCATCCCCAGTTATTGCTGCGGTTAGTGTGG gtATTGGTGTCCCCATTATGCTGGCTTATGTGTATGGGGTTGTGCCCATTTCTCTCTGTCGTGGAGGTGGCTGTGGAGTTAGCACGGCCAACGGAAAGGGGGTGAAAATTGAATTTGATGAAGATGATGGTCCAATCACAG TGGCCGATGCCTGGCGAGCCCTCAAGAATCCCAGCATTGGGGAAAGCAGCATTGAAGGTCTGACTAGTGTATTGAGCACAAGTGGAAGCCCTACAGATGGACTCAGTGTTATGCAGGGTCCATACAGCGAAACAGCCAGCTTTGCAGCCCTCTCAGGGGGCACTCTGAGTGGTGGCATTCTTTCCAGTGGCAAGGGAAAATATAGCAG GTTAGAAGTCCAAGCCGATGTCCAAAAGGAAATTTTCCCCAAAGACACAGCCAGTCTTGGTGCAATTAGTGACAACGCAAGTACTCGTGCTATGGCCGGTTCCATAATCAGTTCCTACAACCCACAGGACAG AGAATGCAACAATATGGAAATCCAAGTGGACATTGAAGCCAAACCGAGCCACTATCAGCTGGTGAGTGGAAGCAGCACAGAGGACTCGCTCCATGTTCATGCTCAGATGGCAGAGAATGAAGAAGAAGGTAGTGGTCGTGGTGGCAGTGGCAGCAATGAAGAGGATCCTTCCTGCAAACACCAAAGCTGTGAACAGAAAGACTGCCTGGCCAGCAAAGTTTGGGATATCAGCCTGGCCCAGCCTGAGAGTATCCGTAGTGACCTGGAGAGCTCTGATACACAGTCAGACGATGTGCCAGACATCACCTCAGATGAGTGTGGCTCCCCTCGCTCCCATACGGCAGCCTGCCCCTCGACTCCCAGAGCCCCAGGTGCACTGAGCCCAAGTGCCCATATGAACCTCTCTGCCCCAGCCGAGGGGAAGACTATCTTGAAGCCAGAAGGTGCAGAAGCCAGAGTATGA
- the RNF19B gene encoding E3 ubiquitin-protein ligase RNF19B isoform X5, producing the protein MGSEKDSESPRSTSLHAAAPDPKCRSGGRRRRLTFHSVFSASARGRRARAKPQAEPPPPAAPPPPAPVPAAAQAPPPEALPAEPAAEAEAEAAAAAAAAAAAAGPGFDDEEAAEGGGSGPEEVECPLCLVRLPPERAPRLLSCPHRSCRDCLRHYLRLEISESRVPISCPECSERLNPHDIRLLLADPPLMHKYEEFMLRRYLASDPDCRWCPAPDCGYAVIAYGCASCPKLTCEREGCQTEFCYHCKQIWHPNQTCDMARQQRAQTLRVRTKHTSGLSYGQESGPDDIKPCPRCSAYIIKMNDGSCNHMTCAVCGCEFCWLCMKEISDLHYLSPSGCTFWGKKPWSRKKKILWQLGTLIGAPVGISLIAGIAIPAMVIGIPVYVGRKIHSRYEGRKTSKHKRNLAITGGVTLSVIASPVIAAVSVGIGVPIMLAYVYGVVPISLCRGGGCGVSTANGKGVKIEFDEDDGPITVADAWRALKNPSIGESSIEGLTSVLSTSGSPTDGLSVMQGPYSETASFAALSGGTLSGGILSSGKGKYSRECNNMEIQVDIEAKPSHYQLVSGSSTEDSLHVHAQMAENEEEGSGRGGSGSNEEDPSCKHQSCEQKDCLASKVWDISLAQPESIRSDLESSDTQSDDVPDITSDECGSPRSHTAACPSTPRAPGALSPSAHMNLSAPAEGKTILKPEGAEARV; encoded by the exons ATGGGCTCTGAGAAGGACTCCGAGTCGCCGCGCTCTACATCTCTACACGCGGCCGCGCCCGACCCCAAGTGCCGCAGCGGCGGCCGGCGCCGGCGCCTCACCTTCCACAGTGTCTTCTCCGCCTcggcccgcggccgccgcgcccggGCCAAGCCGCAGGCCGAgccgccgcccccggccgccccgccgccgcccgccccggtCCCGGCCGcggcccaggccccgccgcccGAGGCGCTGCCCGCGGAGCCGGCAGccgaggcggaggcggaggccgcggcggcggcggcggcggcggcggcggcggccgggccggggtTCGACGATGAGGAGGCGGCGGAGGGCGGCGGCTCGGGCCCGGAGGAGGTGGAGTGCCCGCTCTGCCTGGTGCGGCTGCCTCCCGAGCGGGCCCCGCGCCTCCTCAGTTGCCCGCACCGCTCGTGCCGGGACTGCCTCCGCCACTACCTGCGCCTGGAGATCAGCGAGAGCCGGGTGCCCATCAGCTGCCCCGAGTGCAGCGAGCGACTCAACCCGCACGACATCCGCCTGCTGCTCGCCGACCCCCCGCTCATGCACAAGTACGAGGAGTTCATGCTGCGCCGCTACCTGGCCTCGGACCCCGACTGCCGCTGGTGCCCGGCCCCGGACTGCGG TTATGCTGTTATTGCCTATGGCTGTGCCAGCTGCCCAAAGCTGACCTGTGAGAGGGAAGGCTGCCAAACAGAGTTCTGCTACCACTGCAAACAAATATGGCATCCAAATCAGACATGCGATATGGCCCGTCAACAGAGGGCACAGACTTTGCGAGTACGGACCAAGCACACTTCAGGTCTCAGTTATGGACAAGAATCTGGACCAG ATGACATCAAGCCATGCCCACGATGTAGCGCTTACATTATCAAGATGAATGATGGAAGCTGTAATCATATGACCTGTGCAGTGTGTGGCTGTGAATTCTGTTGGCTTTGCATGAAAGAGATCTCAGACTTGCATTACCTCAG CCCCTCTGGCTGCACATTCTGGGGCAAGAAGCCGTGGAGCCGTAAGAAGAAAATTCTTTGGCAGCTGGGAACACTGATTGGTGCTCCAGTGGGGATTTCCCTCATTGCTGGCATTGCCATTCCTGCCATGGTCATCGGCATTCCTGTTTATGTTGGCAGGAAG aTACACAGCAGATATGAAGGAAGGAAAACCTCCAAACATAAGAGGAATTTGGCTATCACAGGAGGAGTGACTTTGTCAGTCATTGCATCCCCAGTTATTGCTGCGGTTAGTGTGG gtATTGGTGTCCCCATTATGCTGGCTTATGTGTATGGGGTTGTGCCCATTTCTCTCTGTCGTGGAGGTGGCTGTGGAGTTAGCACGGCCAACGGAAAGGGGGTGAAAATTGAATTTGATGAAGATGATGGTCCAATCACAG TGGCCGATGCCTGGCGAGCCCTCAAGAATCCCAGCATTGGGGAAAGCAGCATTGAAGGTCTGACTAGTGTATTGAGCACAAGTGGAAGCCCTACAGATGGACTCAGTGTTATGCAGGGTCCATACAGCGAAACAGCCAGCTTTGCAGCCCTCTCAGGGGGCACTCTGAGTGGTGGCATTCTTTCCAGTGGCAAGGGAAAATATAGCAG AGAATGCAACAATATGGAAATCCAAGTGGACATTGAAGCCAAACCGAGCCACTATCAGCTGGTGAGTGGAAGCAGCACAGAGGACTCGCTCCATGTTCATGCTCAGATGGCAGAGAATGAAGAAGAAGGTAGTGGTCGTGGTGGCAGTGGCAGCAATGAAGAGGATCCTTCCTGCAAACACCAAAGCTGTGAACAGAAAGACTGCCTGGCCAGCAAAGTTTGGGATATCAGCCTGGCCCAGCCTGAGAGTATCCGTAGTGACCTGGAGAGCTCTGATACACAGTCAGACGATGTGCCAGACATCACCTCAGATGAGTGTGGCTCCCCTCGCTCCCATACGGCAGCCTGCCCCTCGACTCCCAGAGCCCCAGGTGCACTGAGCCCAAGTGCCCATATGAACCTCTCTGCCCCAGCCGAGGGGAAGACTATCTTGAAGCCAGAAGGTGCAGAAGCCAGAGTATGA
- the RNF19B gene encoding E3 ubiquitin-protein ligase RNF19B isoform X4 — protein MGSEKDSESPRSTSLHAAAPDPKCRSGGRRRRLTFHSVFSASARGRRARAKPQAEPPPPAAPPPPAPVPAAAQAPPPEALPAEPAAEAEAEAAAAAAAAAAAAGPGFDDEEAAEGGGSGPEEVECPLCLVRLPPERAPRLLSCPHRSCRDCLRHYLRLEISESRVPISCPECSERLNPHDIRLLLADPPLMHKYEEFMLRRYLASDPDCRWCPAPDCGYAVIAYGCASCPKLTCEREGCQTEFCYHCKQIWHPNQTCDMARQQRAQTLRVRTKHTSGLSYGQESGPADDIKPCPRCSAYIIKMNDGSCNHMTCAVCGCEFCWLCMKEISDLHYLSPSGCTFWGKKPWSRKKKILWQLGTLIGAPVGISLIAGIAIPAMVIGIPVYVGRKIHSRYEGRKTSKHKRNLAITGGVTLSVIASPVIAAVSVGIGVPIMLAYVYGVVPISLCRGGGCGVSTANGKGVKIEFDEDDGPITVADAWRALKNPSIGESSIEGLTSVLSTSGSPTDGLSVMQGPYSETASFAALSGGTLSGGILSSGKGKYSRECNNMEIQVDIEAKPSHYQLVSGSSTEDSLHVHAQMAENEEEGSGRGGSGSNEEDPSCKHQSCEQKDCLASKVWDISLAQPESIRSDLESSDTQSDDVPDITSDECGSPRSHTAACPSTPRAPGALSPSAHMNLSAPAEGKTILKPEDACSLSSWPVLYHNEEESGQQLGR, from the exons ATGGGCTCTGAGAAGGACTCCGAGTCGCCGCGCTCTACATCTCTACACGCGGCCGCGCCCGACCCCAAGTGCCGCAGCGGCGGCCGGCGCCGGCGCCTCACCTTCCACAGTGTCTTCTCCGCCTcggcccgcggccgccgcgcccggGCCAAGCCGCAGGCCGAgccgccgcccccggccgccccgccgccgcccgccccggtCCCGGCCGcggcccaggccccgccgcccGAGGCGCTGCCCGCGGAGCCGGCAGccgaggcggaggcggaggccgcggcggcggcggcggcggcggcggcggcggccgggccggggtTCGACGATGAGGAGGCGGCGGAGGGCGGCGGCTCGGGCCCGGAGGAGGTGGAGTGCCCGCTCTGCCTGGTGCGGCTGCCTCCCGAGCGGGCCCCGCGCCTCCTCAGTTGCCCGCACCGCTCGTGCCGGGACTGCCTCCGCCACTACCTGCGCCTGGAGATCAGCGAGAGCCGGGTGCCCATCAGCTGCCCCGAGTGCAGCGAGCGACTCAACCCGCACGACATCCGCCTGCTGCTCGCCGACCCCCCGCTCATGCACAAGTACGAGGAGTTCATGCTGCGCCGCTACCTGGCCTCGGACCCCGACTGCCGCTGGTGCCCGGCCCCGGACTGCGG TTATGCTGTTATTGCCTATGGCTGTGCCAGCTGCCCAAAGCTGACCTGTGAGAGGGAAGGCTGCCAAACAGAGTTCTGCTACCACTGCAAACAAATATGGCATCCAAATCAGACATGCGATATGGCCCGTCAACAGAGGGCACAGACTTTGCGAGTACGGACCAAGCACACTTCAGGTCTCAGTTATGGACAAGAATCTGGACCAG CAGATGACATCAAGCCATGCCCACGATGTAGCGCTTACATTATCAAGATGAATGATGGAAGCTGTAATCATATGACCTGTGCAGTGTGTGGCTGTGAATTCTGTTGGCTTTGCATGAAAGAGATCTCAGACTTGCATTACCTCAG CCCCTCTGGCTGCACATTCTGGGGCAAGAAGCCGTGGAGCCGTAAGAAGAAAATTCTTTGGCAGCTGGGAACACTGATTGGTGCTCCAGTGGGGATTTCCCTCATTGCTGGCATTGCCATTCCTGCCATGGTCATCGGCATTCCTGTTTATGTTGGCAGGAAG aTACACAGCAGATATGAAGGAAGGAAAACCTCCAAACATAAGAGGAATTTGGCTATCACAGGAGGAGTGACTTTGTCAGTCATTGCATCCCCAGTTATTGCTGCGGTTAGTGTGG gtATTGGTGTCCCCATTATGCTGGCTTATGTGTATGGGGTTGTGCCCATTTCTCTCTGTCGTGGAGGTGGCTGTGGAGTTAGCACGGCCAACGGAAAGGGGGTGAAAATTGAATTTGATGAAGATGATGGTCCAATCACAG TGGCCGATGCCTGGCGAGCCCTCAAGAATCCCAGCATTGGGGAAAGCAGCATTGAAGGTCTGACTAGTGTATTGAGCACAAGTGGAAGCCCTACAGATGGACTCAGTGTTATGCAGGGTCCATACAGCGAAACAGCCAGCTTTGCAGCCCTCTCAGGGGGCACTCTGAGTGGTGGCATTCTTTCCAGTGGCAAGGGAAAATATAGCAG AGAATGCAACAATATGGAAATCCAAGTGGACATTGAAGCCAAACCGAGCCACTATCAGCTGGTGAGTGGAAGCAGCACAGAGGACTCGCTCCATGTTCATGCTCAGATGGCAGAGAATGAAGAAGAAGGTAGTGGTCGTGGTGGCAGTGGCAGCAATGAAGAGGATCCTTCCTGCAAACACCAAAGCTGTGAACAGAAAGACTGCCTGGCCAGCAAAGTTTGGGATATCAGCCTGGCCCAGCCTGAGAGTATCCGTAGTGACCTGGAGAGCTCTGATACACAGTCAGACGATGTGCCAGACATCACCTCAGATGAGTGTGGCTCCCCTCGCTCCCATACGGCAGCCTGCCCCTCGACTCCCAGAGCCCCAGGTGCACTGAGCCCAAGTGCCCATATGAACCTCTCTGCCCCAGCCGAGGGGAAGACTATCTTGAAGCCAGAAG ATGCCTGCTCCTTGTCTTCCTGGCCTGTGCTTTACCACAATGAAGAGGAGTCTGGACAACAACTTGGAAGATGA
- the RNF19B gene encoding E3 ubiquitin-protein ligase RNF19B isoform X1: MGSEKDSESPRSTSLHAAAPDPKCRSGGRRRRLTFHSVFSASARGRRARAKPQAEPPPPAAPPPPAPVPAAAQAPPPEALPAEPAAEAEAEAAAAAAAAAAAAGPGFDDEEAAEGGGSGPEEVECPLCLVRLPPERAPRLLSCPHRSCRDCLRHYLRLEISESRVPISCPECSERLNPHDIRLLLADPPLMHKYEEFMLRRYLASDPDCRWCPAPDCGYAVIAYGCASCPKLTCEREGCQTEFCYHCKQIWHPNQTCDMARQQRAQTLRVRTKHTSGLSYGQESGPADDIKPCPRCSAYIIKMNDGSCNHMTCAVCGCEFCWLCMKEISDLHYLSPSGCTFWGKKPWSRKKKILWQLGTLIGAPVGISLIAGIAIPAMVIGIPVYVGRKIHSRYEGRKTSKHKRNLAITGGVTLSVIASPVIAAVSVGIGVPIMLAYVYGVVPISLCRGGGCGVSTANGKGVKIEFDEDDGPITVADAWRALKNPSIGESSIEGLTSVLSTSGSPTDGLSVMQGPYSETASFAALSGGTLSGGILSSGKGKYSRLEVQADVQKEIFPKDTASLGAISDNASTRAMAGSIISSYNPQDRECNNMEIQVDIEAKPSHYQLVSGSSTEDSLHVHAQMAENEEEGSGRGGSGSNEEDPSCKHQSCEQKDCLASKVWDISLAQPESIRSDLESSDTQSDDVPDITSDECGSPRSHTAACPSTPRAPGALSPSAHMNLSAPAEGKTILKPEDACSLSSWPVLYHNEEESGQQLGR, encoded by the exons ATGGGCTCTGAGAAGGACTCCGAGTCGCCGCGCTCTACATCTCTACACGCGGCCGCGCCCGACCCCAAGTGCCGCAGCGGCGGCCGGCGCCGGCGCCTCACCTTCCACAGTGTCTTCTCCGCCTcggcccgcggccgccgcgcccggGCCAAGCCGCAGGCCGAgccgccgcccccggccgccccgccgccgcccgccccggtCCCGGCCGcggcccaggccccgccgcccGAGGCGCTGCCCGCGGAGCCGGCAGccgaggcggaggcggaggccgcggcggcggcggcggcggcggcggcggcggccgggccggggtTCGACGATGAGGAGGCGGCGGAGGGCGGCGGCTCGGGCCCGGAGGAGGTGGAGTGCCCGCTCTGCCTGGTGCGGCTGCCTCCCGAGCGGGCCCCGCGCCTCCTCAGTTGCCCGCACCGCTCGTGCCGGGACTGCCTCCGCCACTACCTGCGCCTGGAGATCAGCGAGAGCCGGGTGCCCATCAGCTGCCCCGAGTGCAGCGAGCGACTCAACCCGCACGACATCCGCCTGCTGCTCGCCGACCCCCCGCTCATGCACAAGTACGAGGAGTTCATGCTGCGCCGCTACCTGGCCTCGGACCCCGACTGCCGCTGGTGCCCGGCCCCGGACTGCGG TTATGCTGTTATTGCCTATGGCTGTGCCAGCTGCCCAAAGCTGACCTGTGAGAGGGAAGGCTGCCAAACAGAGTTCTGCTACCACTGCAAACAAATATGGCATCCAAATCAGACATGCGATATGGCCCGTCAACAGAGGGCACAGACTTTGCGAGTACGGACCAAGCACACTTCAGGTCTCAGTTATGGACAAGAATCTGGACCAG CAGATGACATCAAGCCATGCCCACGATGTAGCGCTTACATTATCAAGATGAATGATGGAAGCTGTAATCATATGACCTGTGCAGTGTGTGGCTGTGAATTCTGTTGGCTTTGCATGAAAGAGATCTCAGACTTGCATTACCTCAG CCCCTCTGGCTGCACATTCTGGGGCAAGAAGCCGTGGAGCCGTAAGAAGAAAATTCTTTGGCAGCTGGGAACACTGATTGGTGCTCCAGTGGGGATTTCCCTCATTGCTGGCATTGCCATTCCTGCCATGGTCATCGGCATTCCTGTTTATGTTGGCAGGAAG aTACACAGCAGATATGAAGGAAGGAAAACCTCCAAACATAAGAGGAATTTGGCTATCACAGGAGGAGTGACTTTGTCAGTCATTGCATCCCCAGTTATTGCTGCGGTTAGTGTGG gtATTGGTGTCCCCATTATGCTGGCTTATGTGTATGGGGTTGTGCCCATTTCTCTCTGTCGTGGAGGTGGCTGTGGAGTTAGCACGGCCAACGGAAAGGGGGTGAAAATTGAATTTGATGAAGATGATGGTCCAATCACAG TGGCCGATGCCTGGCGAGCCCTCAAGAATCCCAGCATTGGGGAAAGCAGCATTGAAGGTCTGACTAGTGTATTGAGCACAAGTGGAAGCCCTACAGATGGACTCAGTGTTATGCAGGGTCCATACAGCGAAACAGCCAGCTTTGCAGCCCTCTCAGGGGGCACTCTGAGTGGTGGCATTCTTTCCAGTGGCAAGGGAAAATATAGCAG GTTAGAAGTCCAAGCCGATGTCCAAAAGGAAATTTTCCCCAAAGACACAGCCAGTCTTGGTGCAATTAGTGACAACGCAAGTACTCGTGCTATGGCCGGTTCCATAATCAGTTCCTACAACCCACAGGACAG AGAATGCAACAATATGGAAATCCAAGTGGACATTGAAGCCAAACCGAGCCACTATCAGCTGGTGAGTGGAAGCAGCACAGAGGACTCGCTCCATGTTCATGCTCAGATGGCAGAGAATGAAGAAGAAGGTAGTGGTCGTGGTGGCAGTGGCAGCAATGAAGAGGATCCTTCCTGCAAACACCAAAGCTGTGAACAGAAAGACTGCCTGGCCAGCAAAGTTTGGGATATCAGCCTGGCCCAGCCTGAGAGTATCCGTAGTGACCTGGAGAGCTCTGATACACAGTCAGACGATGTGCCAGACATCACCTCAGATGAGTGTGGCTCCCCTCGCTCCCATACGGCAGCCTGCCCCTCGACTCCCAGAGCCCCAGGTGCACTGAGCCCAAGTGCCCATATGAACCTCTCTGCCCCAGCCGAGGGGAAGACTATCTTGAAGCCAGAAG ATGCCTGCTCCTTGTCTTCCTGGCCTGTGCTTTACCACAATGAAGAGGAGTCTGGACAACAACTTGGAAGATGA